Proteins from a single region of Phycisphaeraceae bacterium D3-23:
- a CDS encoding DUF1553 domain-containing protein → MGLSKRAAGLFALVYLGAGFLTGCGGEGPDARVDGTASFTHVVQASGQTEAVSYNRDIRPILSDKCFTCHGPDAAAREADLRLDRPDDGDDYFGALSVIEPGDSEASELVSRIHSTRSRLVMPPPASKLSLSEEEKALLSRWIEEGAGYEAHWSFVALPHEVALPDVSDGQWPRDSLDRFVLAGIESAGLSPSREASRERWLRRVTYDLTGLPPTPEEVAAFLTDAEPEAYERVVDRLLASPHYGERMATQWIDLARYADSYGYQSDQLSPTWHWRDWLVGAFNDNLPYDDFLTWQLAGDLLPDATREQKLATAFSRLHRMTNEGGSISEEWMNEYAADRLHTFGTAFMGLTFECARCHDHRYDPLEQREYYELYAFFNSIDEYGMYHDAGRVPTPSLLLPTQAEEARWNELRAAVAEAQQHVDDTVASRSGWAFEAWLARDNKDAEVPGLAGHYPLDELTNGNQLANIAAPDNPGSTNPANTIIEGHTGNALQFAGDADASFGNVCGGLQPHDAFTVAMWVMLPRDNMTGVLFHRTGGTDVGYHGTDLTLQDGQLRFAMMRFWPGNAIAVQTTRPLPVGRWVHVVVSYGATFDADGMAIHLDGQPASETLRDNLYKYPQHGGHGLTFDHRFRSPTVPGVAIDELYVYNRALSPIEARHLFDGTALAQALAAGDAEALRDYYLSCQDASVAEARAALVAAQRALLEHQTGLAEISVMAELPEARPAYLLNRGAYDAPQNDETRVKRDTPDALPAFPDAVPRDRLGLAQWLTSEDHPLTARVAVNRLWQVCFGVGLVATPENFGLQGAWPTHPELLDSLARDFIASGWDTKAMLRRIVLSATYRQDSAGNPRSYEQDPENLLHARGPSGRLSAEMIRDTALAAAGLIDLRLGGPPVSPYQPTNFWREANSMSPGYRQSVGGDLYRRSLYTVWKRTAPMPNMMAFDAPGREVCIASRSETNTPLQALVLLNDVQFVEACRVLAERTLAMESDDAAGITRMFQRVAGRAPDPREHEILLALLADARAHYAERPEDAALLRAQGTFATDDALDTIEVAAWTIVAQGVLNYDAAVWKR, encoded by the coding sequence ATGGGTTTGTCGAAACGAGCCGCTGGATTGTTCGCGTTGGTCTACTTGGGGGCGGGGTTCTTGACCGGCTGCGGCGGGGAGGGGCCCGACGCGCGCGTGGATGGCACGGCCAGCTTCACGCATGTCGTGCAGGCGTCGGGCCAGACCGAAGCCGTCAGCTACAACCGCGACATCCGACCGATCTTGTCGGACAAGTGTTTCACATGCCACGGCCCCGATGCCGCGGCGCGTGAGGCGGACCTGCGGCTGGACCGGCCCGACGATGGTGACGATTACTTCGGCGCGCTGAGTGTGATCGAGCCCGGCGACTCGGAAGCGAGCGAGCTGGTGTCGCGCATCCATTCGACGCGGAGCCGGCTGGTGATGCCGCCGCCTGCGTCGAAGCTGTCGCTGAGCGAAGAAGAGAAGGCGCTGCTGTCGCGCTGGATCGAGGAGGGCGCCGGGTACGAGGCGCACTGGTCGTTTGTTGCTTTGCCTCATGAGGTCGCGTTGCCCGATGTCTCGGACGGGCAGTGGCCACGCGATAGTCTGGACAGGTTTGTGTTGGCGGGGATCGAGTCGGCGGGGTTGTCGCCAAGCCGGGAGGCCTCGCGCGAGCGATGGCTTCGGCGGGTGACGTATGACCTGACGGGCCTGCCGCCGACGCCCGAGGAGGTCGCGGCGTTTCTCACGGATGCCGAGCCCGAGGCCTACGAGCGCGTCGTGGATCGGCTGCTTGCGTCGCCGCACTACGGCGAGCGGATGGCGACGCAGTGGATCGACCTCGCGCGCTACGCCGACTCGTATGGCTACCAGTCGGACCAACTCAGCCCGACCTGGCACTGGCGCGACTGGCTGGTCGGCGCGTTCAACGACAACCTGCCCTACGACGACTTCCTGACCTGGCAGCTCGCCGGTGACTTGCTCCCCGACGCGACGCGCGAGCAGAAGCTTGCGACCGCGTTTAGCCGACTCCACCGCATGACCAACGAGGGCGGCTCGATCAGCGAGGAGTGGATGAACGAGTACGCCGCGGACCGGCTGCACACGTTCGGCACGGCGTTCATGGGGCTGACCTTCGAGTGCGCCCGCTGCCACGACCACCGCTACGACCCGCTCGAGCAGCGCGAGTACTACGAGCTCTACGCCTTCTTCAACAGCATCGACGAGTACGGCATGTACCACGACGCGGGCAGGGTGCCTACGCCGTCGCTGCTGCTGCCCACGCAGGCAGAGGAAGCACGCTGGAACGAACTCCGCGCGGCGGTTGCAGAAGCGCAGCAACATGTCGATGACACGGTCGCGTCGCGCAGCGGCTGGGCGTTTGAGGCATGGCTCGCGCGCGACAACAAGGACGCCGAGGTCCCGGGCCTCGCGGGGCATTACCCGCTGGATGAACTGACCAACGGCAACCAGCTCGCCAACATCGCAGCCCCCGACAACCCCGGCTCTACGAACCCCGCCAACACGATCATCGAAGGCCACACCGGCAACGCGCTGCAGTTCGCCGGGGACGCGGATGCGAGCTTCGGCAACGTCTGCGGCGGACTCCAACCCCACGACGCATTCACCGTTGCGATGTGGGTCATGCTGCCCAGGGACAACATGACCGGCGTCCTCTTCCACCGCACGGGCGGGACGGACGTCGGCTACCACGGCACGGACCTCACGCTGCAAGACGGCCAACTGCGCTTCGCGATGATGCGCTTCTGGCCGGGCAACGCGATCGCGGTGCAGACGACCCGGCCGCTGCCCGTGGGCCGGTGGGTGCATGTCGTCGTGAGCTACGGCGCGACGTTTGACGCCGACGGTATGGCAATCCACCTCGATGGCCAGCCCGCGAGCGAAACGCTTCGTGACAACCTCTACAAGTACCCGCAGCACGGCGGGCACGGTCTCACGTTCGACCACCGCTTCCGTAGCCCAACCGTGCCGGGCGTCGCGATCGATGAGCTCTACGTCTACAACCGCGCGCTCTCGCCGATCGAGGCGCGACACCTGTTTGACGGTACAGCGCTGGCGCAGGCGCTCGCGGCCGGCGACGCCGAGGCGCTGCGCGACTACTACCTGTCGTGTCAGGACGCGTCGGTGGCCGAGGCGCGGGCGGCGCTGGTTGCGGCGCAGCGTGCGCTGCTAGAGCATCAGACCGGGCTGGCCGAGATCTCGGTCATGGCCGAGCTGCCCGAAGCGCGGCCGGCGTACCTGCTCAACCGCGGCGCGTACGATGCACCCCAGAACGACGAGACGCGCGTCAAACGCGACACGCCGGACGCGCTGCCCGCGTTCCCCGACGCTGTCCCGCGCGACCGGCTGGGACTGGCGCAGTGGCTGACCTCCGAAGACCACCCGCTGACCGCGCGTGTCGCGGTTAACCGTTTGTGGCAGGTCTGTTTCGGGGTCGGGCTCGTGGCGACGCCAGAGAACTTCGGGCTCCAAGGCGCTTGGCCGACACACCCGGAACTGCTCGACTCCCTCGCGCGCGATTTCATCGCGTCGGGCTGGGACACGAAGGCGATGCTGCGGCGGATCGTCTTGAGCGCGACATATCGGCAGGACTCGGCCGGGAACCCGCGCAGCTACGAGCAGGACCCCGAGAACCTGCTGCACGCGCGCGGGCCCAGCGGTCGGCTGAGCGCCGAGATGATCCGCGACACCGCACTCGCCGCGGCGGGGCTGATCGACCTGCGCCTGGGCGGGCCGCCCGTGAGCCCGTACCAGCCCACGAACTTCTGGCGCGAGGCGAACTCGATGAGCCCGGGCTACCGCCAGTCGGTGGGCGGCGACTTGTACCGTCGATCGCTCTATACCGTGTGGAAGCGCACCGCGCCGATGCCGAACATGATGGCTTTTGACGCGCCGGGCCGGGAGGTCTGTATTGCCAGCCGGTCCGAGACGAATACGCCGTTGCAGGCGCTGGTGCTGCTCAATGATGTGCAGTTCGTCGAGGCCTGTCGGGTGCTGGCGGAGCGTACGCTGGCCATGGAATCGGACGATGCCGCCGGTATCACGCGCATGTTCCAGCGGGTCGCGGGCCGAGCGCCCGACCCACGAGAGCACGAGATATTGTTGGCGCTCTTAGCCGATGCGCGGGCGCACTACGCCGAGCGTCCGGAAGATGCGGCGCTGCTGCGGGCGCAAGGCACGTTTGCGACCGACGATGCGCTCGACACGATCGAAGTCGCCGCGTGGACGATCGTCGCGCAGGGTGTTTTGAACTACGACGCCGCGGTATGGAAGCGGTAG
- a CDS encoding DUF1501 domain-containing protein — protein sequence MHNTNQTDPRLIDPFAITRRHFFGKAAAGLGGLALASLLPSPGGASSALANAIAPADADTAAPVARLGTPHFAPKAKRIIYLFQSGGPSHLDLFDHKPRLNTEHGSELPATVRGEQRLTKMSANQASIPLAGSPFRFEKHGQAQGSFSELIPHIAGIADDICVVRSMFTEAINHDPAITFIQTGSQIAGRPSMGAWLSYGLGSENQDLPAFIVLVSAGQGGQPLYARLWGSGFLDSRHQGVQFRAGKDPVLYLSDPDGVFRSGRRALLDRLGELNQHAYAQELDPEIESRIAQYEMAYRMQASVPDTTDLSDEPEEVFELYGEDARRPGTFAANCLLARRLAEQGVRHIQLYHQGWDQHDNLPGAIRGQCAETDQPSAALIKDLKRRGMLDDTLVVWGGEFGRTSYCQGTLTANNFGRDHHPRCFSMWMAGGGIKPGHIHGLTDDYGYNILDGGVHVHDLNATLLHLLGIDHERLTHKYQGRRFRLTDVHGEVRHELLA from the coding sequence ATGCACAACACGAACCAAACCGACCCACGGCTGATCGACCCGTTCGCGATTACCCGCCGCCACTTCTTCGGCAAGGCCGCCGCGGGGCTGGGCGGGCTCGCGTTGGCGTCGCTTTTGCCCTCACCCGGCGGCGCGTCCAGCGCACTGGCGAACGCTATTGCACCGGCCGATGCGGATACCGCCGCGCCCGTCGCCCGGCTCGGGACGCCGCACTTCGCGCCCAAGGCCAAACGCATCATCTACCTCTTCCAGTCCGGTGGCCCCTCCCATCTCGACCTCTTCGACCACAAGCCACGCCTCAATACCGAGCACGGCAGCGAGCTGCCCGCCACCGTCCGCGGCGAACAACGCCTGACCAAGATGTCCGCCAACCAGGCCTCGATCCCCCTCGCCGGCTCGCCGTTCAGGTTCGAGAAGCACGGCCAGGCGCAGGGCTCGTTCAGCGAACTCATCCCGCACATCGCGGGCATCGCCGACGACATCTGCGTCGTCCGCTCGATGTTCACCGAGGCGATCAACCACGACCCGGCGATCACATTCATCCAGACCGGCTCGCAGATCGCGGGTCGGCCGTCGATGGGGGCGTGGCTCAGCTACGGCCTGGGCAGCGAGAACCAGGACCTGCCCGCGTTCATCGTGCTGGTCAGTGCGGGGCAAGGCGGCCAGCCGCTCTACGCGCGTTTGTGGGGCTCGGGCTTTTTAGACTCGCGACACCAAGGCGTGCAGTTCCGCGCGGGCAAAGACCCGGTGCTGTACCTGAGTGATCCGGATGGCGTCTTCCGATCGGGCCGACGCGCCCTGCTCGATCGCCTGGGTGAGTTGAACCAGCACGCCTACGCGCAGGAACTCGACCCGGAGATCGAGTCGCGCATTGCGCAGTACGAGATGGCCTACCGGATGCAGGCGTCGGTGCCCGACACGACTGACCTTAGTGACGAGCCCGAAGAGGTCTTCGAGCTTTACGGCGAAGACGCACGCCGGCCCGGCACGTTCGCCGCCAACTGCCTGCTCGCCCGCCGTCTCGCCGAGCAGGGCGTCCGCCATATCCAGCTCTACCACCAGGGCTGGGACCAGCACGACAACCTCCCCGGCGCGATTCGGGGCCAGTGCGCGGAGACCGACCAGCCCTCCGCCGCGCTGATCAAAGACCTCAAGCGACGCGGCATGCTCGACGACACCCTCGTCGTCTGGGGCGGGGAGTTCGGCCGAACGTCCTACTGCCAGGGCACTCTCACCGCCAACAACTTCGGCCGCGACCACCATCCGCGCTGCTTCAGCATGTGGATGGCGGGTGGCGGTATCAAGCCCGGCCACATCCACGGGCTGACCGACGACTACGGCTACAACATCCTCGACGGCGGCGTCCATGTCCACGACCTCAACGCGACCCTGCTCCACCTGCTGGGCATCGACCACGAACGATTGACCCACAAGTACCAGGGCCGACGCTTCCGTTTGACGGATGTCCACGGCGAAGTGCGGCACGAACTGCTTGCGTAG
- a CDS encoding PSD1 and planctomycete cytochrome C domain-containing protein — protein sequence MRDAWPGSLTVLGLLASAVGCSGGDGGQEAAGEAPAAAVVSAASIEVVAVSAPDRPIQFNRDIRPILTDKCFACHGPDAETVEAGLRLDSFEGATDELSPGVFAVVPGDVEASELWVRVNDTRYPMPPEEVHKPLSDTDRRLLRRWIEAGAEYQPHWAYVAPVDVPVPAVSAADWPMSDIDRFILHRLEDEGLAPMEDADKATLLRRVTYDLTGLPPTLEALDAFLADHSDDAFERVVDRLLDDKHFGERLAVFWLDLVRYADTVGYHGDQTHNVSPYRDWVIWAFNENMPFDTFTVHQLAGDMIDGADENSIIASCYNRLLQTSHEGGVQFKEYVAIYHADRVRNVSEAWMGATVGCAQCHDHKYDPYSAHDFYAMSAFFADIDDVDHIRNPFQGGFNALPTRRDPERDVLSPLDRERMAVLQSQIEAAANDAEKQALQTQHDAITPRRVLISNSAEPREVRLLPRGNWLDETGPVVEPAVPAFMGELDVEGRATRLDLARWLISREQDGGVGEMTARVFMNRLWAQFYGRGLCPSLEDFGGQGEPPNHPELLDHLALAFVDSGWDIKQMVKLIVMTRTYQLSSVPTAELARIDPMNDLYARQSRKRLPAEMIRDTALSVSGLLVDQLGGASVNPYQPAGYYAHLNFPQRRYAIHADTRQWRRGVYVHWQRQFLHPMLKAFDAPTREECTAERPVSNTPLAALNLLNDPTFIEASRAFAQRVLTEAGVDNEVGPGADARRLAWAMRTATARAPSAREVTVLLDLLSAARDYYGANPAEAGKLLGVGIAPRDTSLDAAEHAAWAEVARAILNLHETITRG from the coding sequence ATGAGAGACGCCTGGCCTGGTTCACTGACGGTCCTCGGCCTGCTCGCCTCGGCGGTCGGCTGTAGCGGTGGGGATGGAGGCCAAGAGGCGGCGGGTGAAGCACCGGCAGCGGCGGTGGTATCGGCGGCGAGTATCGAAGTCGTGGCGGTGTCCGCGCCCGATCGGCCGATCCAGTTCAACCGCGACATCCGGCCGATCCTGACGGACAAGTGCTTCGCGTGTCATGGCCCCGATGCGGAGACGGTCGAGGCGGGGCTCCGGCTGGATTCATTCGAGGGCGCGACCGATGAGCTGAGCCCGGGCGTGTTTGCCGTGGTACCGGGCGATGTCGAGGCGAGTGAATTGTGGGTGCGGGTCAACGACACGCGCTACCCGATGCCGCCCGAAGAGGTACACAAGCCGCTTAGCGATACAGACCGCAGGTTGCTCCGCCGCTGGATCGAGGCGGGGGCCGAGTATCAGCCGCACTGGGCATATGTCGCGCCGGTGGATGTGCCGGTCCCCGCCGTGTCGGCGGCCGACTGGCCCATGAGTGACATCGACCGTTTCATCCTGCACCGCCTTGAAGATGAAGGCCTGGCGCCGATGGAGGATGCGGACAAGGCGACACTGCTGCGGCGGGTGACGTACGACTTGACGGGCCTGCCGCCCACGCTGGAAGCGCTCGACGCGTTCCTGGCGGACCATTCCGACGATGCCTTTGAGCGTGTGGTCGATCGGCTGCTCGATGACAAGCACTTCGGCGAACGTCTGGCGGTGTTCTGGCTCGACCTGGTGCGCTACGCCGATACCGTCGGGTACCACGGCGACCAGACGCACAATGTCTCGCCCTACCGCGACTGGGTGATCTGGGCGTTCAACGAGAACATGCCCTTCGATACGTTCACGGTCCACCAGTTGGCCGGCGACATGATCGACGGCGCGGACGAGAACTCCATCATCGCGAGCTGTTACAACCGGCTGCTGCAGACCTCGCACGAGGGCGGGGTGCAGTTCAAGGAGTACGTCGCGATCTACCACGCCGACCGCGTGCGCAACGTCTCGGAGGCGTGGATGGGCGCGACCGTCGGCTGCGCGCAGTGCCACGACCATAAGTACGACCCGTACAGCGCGCATGACTTCTACGCGATGTCCGCCTTCTTCGCGGATATCGATGATGTCGATCACATTAGAAACCCGTTCCAAGGCGGGTTCAACGCGCTGCCCACGCGGCGCGACCCCGAGCGCGATGTGCTCTCGCCGCTGGACCGCGAGCGGATGGCGGTGCTGCAGTCGCAGATCGAGGCGGCGGCAAACGATGCCGAGAAGCAGGCGCTCCAAACGCAGCACGATGCAATCACGCCGCGGCGGGTGCTCATCAGCAACTCGGCCGAGCCGCGCGAAGTGCGGCTGCTCCCGCGTGGCAACTGGCTCGACGAGACGGGGCCGGTGGTCGAGCCCGCGGTGCCCGCGTTCATGGGCGAGCTCGATGTCGAGGGCCGGGCGACTCGGCTCGACCTGGCGCGATGGCTCATCAGCCGCGAGCAGGACGGCGGCGTCGGCGAGATGACCGCGCGGGTGTTCATGAACCGGCTCTGGGCGCAGTTCTACGGCCGGGGGCTGTGCCCATCGCTCGAAGATTTCGGCGGGCAGGGCGAGCCGCCCAATCACCCCGAGCTGCTCGACCACCTTGCGCTGGCGTTTGTCGATAGCGGCTGGGACATCAAACAGATGGTCAAGCTGATCGTGATGACGCGGACGTATCAGCTGTCGTCTGTGCCGACGGCGGAGCTGGCGCGCATCGACCCGATGAACGACCTCTACGCGCGGCAGTCGCGCAAGCGCCTGCCTGCCGAGATGATCCGCGACACCGCGCTCAGCGTCAGCGGGCTGCTGGTCGATCAGCTCGGCGGGGCGAGCGTGAACCCGTACCAGCCGGCCGGGTACTACGCCCACCTCAACTTCCCGCAGCGGCGGTACGCGATTCATGCGGACACCCGCCAGTGGCGGCGTGGCGTGTACGTGCACTGGCAGCGGCAGTTCTTGCATCCGATGCTCAAGGCCTTCGACGCGCCGACGCGCGAAGAATGCACGGCCGAGCGACCGGTATCGAACACGCCGCTCGCCGCGCTCAACCTGCTCAACGACCCGACGTTTATCGAGGCGTCCCGCGCGTTTGCCCAGCGCGTCCTGACCGAGGCGGGGGTCGATAACGAGGTCGGTCCCGGGGCCGACGCGAGACGCCTGGCGTGGGCGATGCGCACGGCGACGGCGCGGGCGCCCAGCGCCCGTGAGGTCACGGTACTGCTGGACCTGCTCAGTGCGGCGCGTGACTACTATGGAGCCAACCCGGCCGAGGCGGGCAAGCTGCTGGGCGTGGGCATCGCGCCGCGCGATACGTCGCTTGATGCCGCCGAACACGCCGCGTGGGCCGAGGTCGCCCGCGCGATTTTGAACCTGCACGAGACGATTACGCGGGGGTGA
- a CDS encoding DUF1501 domain-containing protein, translating to MFHDDPHDPASFAQFMQRTTRRQFLSKLSLGVGAAALGDLSGLTFANAQAAATLGVAAGGQYAGVINPTHFAPKAKRVIFLCMAGGPSHLETFDDKPELQRLSGEPMPGSFTEGMPLAQLQGKPLNCLGSRATFAQHGESGQRISNYLPHIATCADDIAIIKSMVTEQINHDPAHTFMNTGSIISGRPSMGAWVNYGLGSLSDDLPGFVVLTSVGGRNPQPIAARQWGSGFLPSRFQGVEFNGKGDPVHYVANPPGVTSDRQEHLIAAVRDLNRMRDEEVRDPEIESRIAQYEMAFRMQASVPELMDVSDESPETLEMYGATPGDGSFASNCLLARRLAERGVRFIHLYHRGWDHHGGLKQYMDVCCSHCDQPSAALIKDLKRRGMLDDTLVIWGGEFGRTPMSQGDGDDPGRDHHIKGFSMFMAGGGIRPGISYGATDELGYNAIEDVVHVRDLHATMLHQLGIDHRRLSMKFQGLDVKLTGVEEAHVVHDILV from the coding sequence ATGTTTCACGACGACCCCCACGACCCCGCCAGCTTCGCGCAGTTCATGCAGCGCACGACGCGGCGGCAGTTCCTCAGCAAGCTGTCGCTGGGTGTCGGTGCTGCGGCGCTGGGCGATCTGAGCGGCCTTACCTTCGCCAACGCGCAGGCTGCGGCAACGCTTGGCGTTGCTGCCGGCGGGCAGTACGCCGGCGTCATCAACCCGACCCACTTTGCGCCCAAGGCCAAGCGCGTCATCTTCCTCTGCATGGCGGGCGGACCGAGCCACCTCGAAACCTTCGACGACAAGCCCGAGCTCCAGCGGCTCTCCGGCGAGCCGATGCCCGGCTCGTTCACCGAGGGGATGCCCCTCGCGCAGCTCCAGGGCAAGCCCTTGAACTGCTTGGGCTCGCGCGCGACGTTTGCGCAGCACGGCGAATCGGGCCAGCGCATCAGCAACTACCTCCCGCACATCGCGACCTGCGCCGACGACATCGCCATCATCAAATCGATGGTGACCGAGCAGATCAACCACGACCCCGCGCACACCTTTATGAACACCGGGTCGATCATCTCGGGCCGGCCGAGCATGGGTGCGTGGGTGAACTACGGGCTGGGCTCGCTGAGCGACGACCTCCCGGGGTTTGTGGTGCTGACGAGTGTTGGTGGGCGCAACCCCCAGCCGATCGCCGCGCGGCAGTGGGGCAGCGGATTCTTGCCCTCGCGCTTCCAGGGCGTCGAGTTCAATGGCAAGGGCGACCCGGTGCATTACGTCGCCAACCCCCCGGGCGTGACGAGCGATCGGCAGGAGCACCTGATCGCGGCGGTGCGCGACCTCAACCGGATGCGTGATGAAGAAGTGCGCGACCCCGAGATCGAGTCGCGCATCGCGCAGTACGAGATGGCGTTCCGCATGCAGGCGTCGGTGCCTGAGTTGATGGATGTCTCCGACGAATCGCCCGAGACTTTGGAGATGTACGGCGCGACACCCGGCGACGGGTCGTTCGCGAGCAACTGCCTGCTCGCGCGTCGGTTGGCCGAGCGCGGCGTGCGTTTTATCCACCTCTACCACCGCGGGTGGGACCACCACGGCGGGCTCAAGCAGTACATGGACGTCTGCTGCAGCCACTGCGACCAGCCCAGCGCCGCGCTAATCAAAGACCTCAAGCGCCGCGGGATGCTCGACGACACGCTCGTCATCTGGGGCGGCGAGTTTGGCCGGACCCCGATGTCGCAGGGCGACGGCGACGACCCCGGGCGCGACCACCACATCAAGGGCTTCTCGATGTTCATGGCCGGCGGCGGGATCAGGCCCGGCATCAGCTACGGCGCGACCGACGAGCTGGGCTACAACGCCATCGAAGACGTCGTCCACGTCCGCGACCTCCACGCGACGATGCTGCATCAGCTGGGCATCGATCATCGTCGGCTGTCGATGAAGTTCCAGGGGCTCGACGTCAAGCTGACCGGCGTCGAGGAGGCGCATGTCGTGCACGATATCCTCGTGTAA
- a CDS encoding HupE/UreJ family protein, with protein sequence MTRSRRLRFVSRKCWLFFAAVAVSTLFAAEAHAHKPSDSYLTLEVGEPTLTARWDLAVKDLEFLIGIDIDRDGQVTWAELQARQDDIAALALSRLDVVVDGEEANWSVAALQVVEHSDGFYAVLRLEADRPGDADEITVTYDLLFDADPTHRGLLVFRGGAMDQTHILSPDAPSAEFRPGPGGTNSAWRVFKEFLIEGVWHIWIGLDHILFLLALLLPAVWLRQDKKWEPVESVKPALWAVLKIVTMFTLAHSITLWLAVTEVVSLPSRAIEATIAASIVVTALNNFFPQKWLKGWMIAVGFGLIHGFGFANVLVDLGLRDTALAVSLFAFNVGVELGQMAIVLAFFPAAFALRKTDFYRWGVFTAGSAAIGLLALLWFIERAWNLTIVGF encoded by the coding sequence GTGACCCGATCGCGTCGCTTACGATTCGTTTCTCGCAAGTGCTGGCTGTTCTTCGCGGCGGTCGCTGTATCGACCCTGTTCGCAGCCGAGGCGCACGCCCACAAGCCCAGCGACAGCTACCTCACGCTCGAGGTCGGCGAGCCGACGCTCACCGCGCGGTGGGACCTGGCGGTCAAAGACCTTGAGTTCTTGATCGGCATCGATATCGACCGCGACGGCCAAGTGACCTGGGCCGAGCTGCAAGCCCGGCAGGACGACATCGCCGCGCTGGCGCTGAGCCGGCTCGATGTCGTGGTCGACGGCGAGGAGGCCAACTGGTCGGTCGCCGCGCTGCAGGTCGTCGAGCACAGCGACGGGTTCTACGCCGTGCTCCGGCTCGAAGCGGACCGGCCCGGCGATGCGGACGAGATCACCGTCACCTACGACCTCTTGTTCGATGCCGACCCGACCCACCGTGGGCTCCTCGTCTTCCGCGGCGGCGCAATGGACCAGACGCACATCCTCAGCCCCGATGCGCCCTCCGCCGAGTTTCGGCCCGGGCCCGGCGGGACGAACAGCGCGTGGCGTGTCTTCAAAGAATTTCTGATCGAAGGCGTCTGGCACATCTGGATCGGGCTGGACCACATCCTCTTCCTGCTCGCGCTGCTGCTCCCGGCCGTGTGGCTGCGTCAGGACAAAAAATGGGAGCCGGTCGAGTCGGTCAAGCCCGCGCTCTGGGCGGTGCTCAAGATCGTGACGATGTTCACCCTCGCACATTCGATCACGCTCTGGCTCGCGGTGACCGAGGTCGTGTCGCTGCCCAGCCGGGCCATCGAGGCGACCATCGCCGCGTCGATCGTCGTCACCGCGCTCAACAACTTCTTCCCGCAGAAGTGGCTCAAGGGCTGGATGATCGCGGTCGGCTTCGGGCTCATCCACGGCTTCGGGTTCGCCAATGTCCTGGTCGATCTCGGGCTCCGCGACACCGCGCTGGCTGTCTCGCTGTTCGCGTTCAACGTCGGCGTCGAGCTCGGGCAGATGGCGATCGTGCTGGCCTTCTTCCCCGCCGCGTTCGCGCTGCGCAAGACCGACTTTTATCGATGGGGCGTCTTCACCGCGGGCTCGGCCGCGATCGGGCTGCTGGCCCTGCTCTGGTTTATCGAGCGGGCGTGGAACCTCACAATCGTCGGTTTCTAG
- a CDS encoding DUF4331 family protein — translation MIPAPRKQRTALGVATSTGMLLALGAAPALAADHLDAPAVQANGQADINDLYAFQSLENANNSVLIMTVNPAASVFSPTTFGTNVAYNFNIDNTGDGVANLVYTTTFGAQAGGVQALTTTLNGGAYATGVTGSTSATTSGGRITAGLFEDPFFFDLDGFNDGFNFTGDDFFAGLDVSAIVLEVDNAELAGPNIGVWVTTEVDGVQFDRMGRPAVNTVLIGDGRKDDFNNGDPTTDFAEFGAEVNAVIASLSSQANADALTPILLPDVLTFDTSNASGFLNGRGLTDDVIDAELGLLTEGGLTTDGVNANDVAFLSVFPYLAPANVPEPGSLALLGLGGLALLRRRR, via the coding sequence ATGATCCCCGCCCCCCGCAAACAACGCACGGCCCTCGGCGTCGCGACCTCGACCGGCATGCTGCTCGCCCTAGGGGCCGCGCCCGCTCTCGCCGCGGACCACCTCGACGCCCCGGCTGTGCAGGCCAATGGCCAGGCCGACATCAACGACCTCTACGCCTTCCAGTCGCTCGAGAACGCCAACAACAGCGTCCTCATCATGACCGTCAACCCCGCCGCGAGCGTTTTCAGCCCGACCACCTTCGGTACAAACGTCGCCTACAACTTCAACATCGACAATACCGGCGATGGCGTCGCCAACCTCGTCTACACCACCACCTTCGGCGCACAGGCCGGCGGGGTGCAGGCCCTGACCACGACGCTCAACGGCGGGGCCTACGCCACCGGCGTGACCGGCTCCACCTCCGCGACGACCAGCGGCGGACGCATCACCGCCGGGCTCTTTGAAGACCCGTTCTTCTTCGACCTCGACGGCTTCAACGATGGCTTCAACTTTACAGGCGACGACTTCTTTGCCGGCCTCGATGTCAGCGCGATCGTCCTCGAAGTCGACAACGCCGAACTGGCGGGCCCCAACATTGGCGTCTGGGTGACCACCGAAGTCGACGGCGTCCAGTTCGACCGCATGGGCCGACCCGCAGTCAACACCGTGCTCATCGGCGACGGGCGTAAAGATGATTTCAACAACGGCGACCCGACCACCGATTTCGCTGAATTCGGTGCCGAGGTCAACGCCGTGATCGCATCGCTCAGCAGCCAGGCCAACGCCGACGCCCTGACCCCGATCCTGCTGCCCGACGTGCTGACGTTCGATACGTCCAACGCCAGCGGCTTCCTCAACGGCCGCGGGCTGACCGACGACGTGATCGACGCTGAGCTCGGCCTGCTTACCGAAGGCGGCCTGACGACCGATGGTGTCAACGCCAACGACGTCGCGTTCCTCAGCGTCTTCCCGTACCTCGCCCCGGCCAACGTCCCCGAGCCCGGCTCGCTCGCGCTGCTGGGCCTCGGCGGCTTGGCGCTCCTGCGTCGCCGCCGCTAA